The Hirundo rustica isolate bHirRus1 chromosome 24, bHirRus1.pri.v3, whole genome shotgun sequence genome includes a window with the following:
- the LOC120762983 gene encoding protein phosphatase 1 regulatory subunit 15B-like, producing MEHGGRERAGPGLGWARLGLAGAWPKLAGPGAAPAGGSSQASPPFSWLRVVSQLLSPLPALLQRLLPGAALSSALCPAKAPPPLVLLPKAGASLGWAEEELPEKRPRGGPEPPAGLWGAGLVRSSLGALPVDWYALGSEQGKSHLPQPLRAEGLPEVEFLRSKRLAFLQRWHLPVPDPDHGYHSLEEEQQQQHRDIRRETEEQHGKSGDLEQPEDAGGQPGGVPVEPEGLRDAAEDGAASAGEEGEDSGTERNFPVSTRPACANKLIDYIIGGASSGEESEGEEDWDDDDDDDEGDDGFDSEELPSDSDAGSQDGERLHLWNSFYSLDPYNPQNFTATIQTSSSEPGKGMSDVEEEEEEEEEDSWAESSEGSPSSEEDEWDCDSVDEAENLKLWNSFCSSDDPYNPLNFTAAFQTAERKGAPGSVPAERLGVCRVQLEKHNCGGPDLGQRRDTTASSKRKKVTFLEKVTEYYVSSEEDRKGPWEEMARDGCRFQRRIQETEEAIGYCLATEHRLRAFQRLQEFHSQRTDPFQHLQNSRDLPHP from the exons ATGGAGCACGGCGGTCGCGAACGCGCCGGCCCCGGCCTGGGATGGGCCCGACTGGGCCTGGCCGGGGCCTGGCCGAAGCTGGcggggcccggcgcggcccccgCCGGCGGCTCGTCCCAGGCGAGCCCGCCCTTCTCCTGGCTGCGCGTGGTGTCGCAGCTGCTGTCGCCGCTGCCCGCTCTCCTCCAGCGGCTGCTGCCCGGCGCCGCGCTGAGCTCCGCGCTGTGCCCCGCCaaggcgccgccgccgctggtGCTGCTGCCGAAGGCGGGCGCCTCGCTGGGCTGGGCCGAGGAGGAGCTCCCGGAGAAGCGGCCGCGGGGCGGCCCCGAGCCCCCGgcggggctgtggggagccgGGCTGGTGcggagcagcctgggggctcTTCCCGTGGACTGGTACGCGCTGGGCTCGGAGCAGGGCAAGAGccacctgccccagcccctgcgAGCCGAGGGCTTGCCCGAGGTCGAGTTCCTGCGCAGCAAGCGCCTGGCATTCCTCCAGCGCTGGCACCTGCCCGTGCCCGACCCCGACCACGGCTACcacagcctggaggaggagcagcagcagcagcaccgggaTATCCGCCGGGAGACTGAGGAGCAGCACGGCAAGAGCGGGGATTTGGAGCAGCCCGAGGACGCGGGGGGACAGCCCGGAGGTGTCCCCGTGGAGCCCGAGGGGCTCCGGGATGCGGCTGAGGATGGGGCAGCCTCGGCCGGAGAGGAGGGCGAGGACTCTGGAACGGAGAGAAACTTCCCAGTATCGACCAGACCTGCGTGTGCGAATAAATTAATCGATTATATCATCGGGGGAGCATCCAGTGGGGAGGAGAGTGAGGGTGAGGAGGACtgggatgatgatgatgatgatgatgaaggtGATGACGGGTTTGACAGCGAGGAGCTGCCCTCGGACTCAGACGCAGGCAGCCAGGACGGGGAGAGGCTTCACCTGTGGAATTCCTTCTACAGTTTGGATCCCTATAACCCTCAGAACTTCACAGCCACCATCCAGACGTCTTCCAGCGAGCCGGGAAAGGGAATGTCGGAcgtggaagaggaggaggaggaggaggaggaagactCGTGGGCAGAGTCCTCCGAGGGCTCTCCTAGTTCCGAGGAGGACGAGTGGGACTGTGACAGCGTGGATGAGGCGGAAAACTTGAAACTTTGGAACTCGTTCTGCAGCTCGGACGATCCCTATAACCCTTTAAACTTCACGGCGGCCTTCCAGACGGCGGAGAGGAAAGGGGCGCCGGGTTCCGTCCCCGCCGAGCGCCTCGGCGTGTGCAGGGTGCAGCTGGAAAAACACAACTGCGGGGGCCCTGACCTGGGGCAGCGCAGGGACACAACCGCCAGTTCCAAGCGGAAAAAG GTGACATTCCTCGAGAAGGTGACGGAGTATTACGTCAGCAGCGAGGAGGACAGGAAGGGGCCCTGGGAGGAGATGGCTCGGGACGGCTGCAGGTTCCAGCGGCGCATCCAGGAGACCGAGGAGGCCATCGGCTACTGCCTGGCCACCGAGCACAGACTGAGGGCGTTCCAGAGGCTCCAGGAGTTCCATTCCCAGAGGACTGACCCCTTCCAGCACCTTCAAAACTCCCGGGATTTGCCCCACCCTTAA